One window of Thermacetogenium phaeum DSM 12270 genomic DNA carries:
- the nrdG gene encoding anaerobic ribonucleoside-triphosphate reductase activating protein produces MKLRIAGYERESVVDGPGIRFVIFAQGCPHRCKGCHNPETWDFSGGREVTEEELLSIIKATKLLRGVTFSGGEPFAQAQAFASLAEKVKGLGLDIVTYTGYTFEEILEMAQHDPDKKRLLELSDLLVDGPYIEKERDISLPFRGSRNQRLIAVKDSLALGRAVVTSI; encoded by the coding sequence ATGAAGCTGCGAATTGCGGGTTATGAACGGGAAAGTGTGGTCGACGGGCCGGGGATCAGATTCGTTATCTTTGCTCAGGGTTGTCCTCACCGCTGCAAGGGGTGTCATAATCCGGAGACATGGGATTTTTCCGGAGGGCGGGAGGTGACCGAGGAAGAACTCCTTTCGATAATAAAAGCGACCAAACTCTTGAGGGGGGTTACCTTCTCCGGAGGGGAGCCATTTGCTCAGGCGCAGGCCTTCGCCTCCTTGGCGGAAAAGGTCAAAGGACTGGGGTTGGATATCGTTACCTATACGGGATATACTTTTGAAGAAATCTTAGAGATGGCTCAACATGACCCGGATAAAAAAAGGCTTCTGGAGCTGAGCGATCTCCTCGTAGACGGCCCTTACATTGAAAAAGAAAGGGACATATCCCTGCCCTTTCGGGGCTCCCGGAATCAGAGATTGATTGCTGTAAAAGACTCCCTGGCTTTGGGAAGGGCCGTTGTTACAAGTATATAA